The following proteins are encoded in a genomic region of bacterium:
- the sucD gene encoding succinate--CoA ligase subunit alpha, whose protein sequence is MSILLNDKTRVIVQGITGSEGEFHSKQMIEYGTNVVGGVTPGKGGQTCNNVPVFNTVEEAVEKVQPDATVIFVPPLFAADSIMEAAEAGVKLIICISEGIPTLDMVNVWTFLKDKNSCLVGPNCPGIISPGKAKMGIMPGFIHKQGSVGVLSRSGTLTYEAVDQLTREGLGQSTCIGLGGDPIIGTRFIDGLKLFKDDPQTEGVVLIGEIGGSDEEIAAEYIKEEFNKPVVAFIAGRTAPPGKRMGHAGAIIAGGKGTAAAKIETLKNAGVTVVDSPSEIGSAMKKLLG, encoded by the coding sequence ATGAGTATTCTTCTAAATGATAAAACACGCGTAATTGTACAGGGAATTACAGGAAGCGAAGGTGAGTTCCACTCTAAGCAGATGATTGAGTACGGAACAAATGTTGTAGGAGGCGTAACTCCGGGAAAAGGCGGACAGACCTGTAATAATGTCCCTGTTTTTAATACGGTTGAAGAGGCTGTGGAAAAAGTTCAGCCCGATGCAACTGTAATTTTTGTTCCGCCTCTGTTTGCTGCAGATTCGATTATGGAAGCAGCAGAAGCAGGAGTAAAATTAATAATATGCATAAGTGAAGGTATCCCGACACTGGATATGGTTAATGTATGGACATTTTTAAAAGATAAGAATTCATGCTTAGTTGGCCCCAATTGTCCGGGTATCATATCTCCGGGGAAAGCAAAAATGGGTATTATGCCGGGATTTATTCATAAGCAGGGTAGTGTAGGTGTACTCTCGAGAAGCGGAACTTTGACTTATGAGGCTGTTGATCAGTTGACACGCGAAGGCTTGGGGCAGTCCACATGTATAGGGCTTGGCGGAGATCCCATAATAGGTACAAGATTCATTGACGGCCTGAAACTTTTCAAAGATGACCCGCAGACCGAAGGAGTTGTTCTGATAGGAGAAATTGGCGGCTCTGATGAAGAAATTGCAGCAGAGTATATAAAAGAGGAATTTAACAAACCTGTTGTTGCATTCATTGCAGGAAGAACCGCTCCCCCGGGAAAGAGAATGGGGCATGCAGGGGCAATAATTGCGGGAGGCAAAGGTACTGCTGCTGCAAAAATAGAGACCCTTAAGAATGCAGGAGTTACAGTGGTTGATTCTCCTTCTGAAATAGGGTCTGCCATGAAAAAATTGCTTGGATAA
- a CDS encoding type IV toxin-antitoxin system AbiEi family antitoxin yields the protein MTVGNVTKLNRLVNSLPRGTVVTSDYLRKQGYGDSLVQEYKKRRWLEPVARGAYKLPGDSVEWFGGVYAMQKQLNINIHVGAKTSLSLQGYSHYIPVNGNVPVCHLFGYRNARLPSWFKKAGWNTRILYFPTKLFSENLSDTFVNYQYREFEIRLSSPERASMEMCYLIPGLQEFEEAGKIMENLTVLRPWIAQLLLENCQFIKVKRLFLYFADMAGHDWFNELNLANINLGSGQRQIIKDGILDKKYSITIPKESGYESFNF from the coding sequence ATGACTGTAGGTAATGTTACAAAATTAAATAGACTTGTCAATTCTCTGCCGAGGGGCACTGTAGTTACTTCAGATTATTTAAGAAAGCAGGGATACGGCGACAGCCTGGTTCAGGAGTATAAAAAACGCCGATGGCTGGAGCCTGTAGCAAGAGGAGCGTATAAATTGCCGGGCGATTCGGTGGAATGGTTTGGCGGTGTGTATGCAATGCAGAAGCAGCTTAATATAAATATTCATGTCGGAGCAAAAACATCTCTGTCTCTGCAGGGATATTCTCATTATATCCCGGTAAACGGAAATGTACCTGTATGTCATTTATTTGGATACAGAAATGCAAGACTACCGTCATGGTTTAAAAAGGCAGGCTGGAATACAAGAATATTGTACTTTCCGACGAAACTTTTTTCGGAAAATTTGTCTGATACTTTCGTTAATTACCAGTATCGTGAGTTTGAAATCAGGCTTTCTTCCCCGGAAAGAGCATCAATGGAAATGTGTTATCTTATCCCAGGGCTGCAGGAATTTGAGGAAGCCGGGAAAATTATGGAGAATTTAACTGTGTTAAGGCCCTGGATTGCCCAGTTGCTGCTCGAGAATTGTCAGTTTATAAAAGTAAAACGTCTGTTTTTGTATTTTGCAGACATGGCAGGGCATGACTGGTTTAATGAATTAAACCTTGCAAATATTAATCTTGGCAGCGGACAAAGACAAATTATCAAAGATGGTATATTGGATAAAAAATACTCAATTACTATTCCAAAAGAATCCGGTTATGAGAGCTTCAATTTTTGA
- a CDS encoding nucleotidyl transferase AbiEii/AbiGii toxin family protein — translation MRASIFDIQARLIMRILPVIAKERRFALKGGTAINFFYRNMPRLPVDIDLTYLPVENRENTLKNISESLYGITETIKNKISNSRIFEKKDKSTGLIYALSVEHGNARVKIEPNLVIRGTVYGTQIQRLCDNAMKKYSASVKFNILSVADLYGSKICAALDRQHPRDFFDVKFLLDNEGLTDYIRKAFIVSD, via the coding sequence ATGAGAGCTTCAATTTTTGATATACAGGCCAGGCTGATAATGCGTATTCTACCTGTTATTGCAAAGGAACGACGCTTTGCTTTAAAAGGAGGTACCGCCATTAACTTTTTTTACCGTAATATGCCGAGATTGCCTGTAGATATTGATTTAACTTACCTTCCTGTTGAAAACAGAGAGAACACACTTAAAAATATTTCCGAGTCTCTCTATGGAATTACCGAAACGATTAAAAATAAAATAAGTAATTCACGAATTTTTGAAAAAAAAGATAAATCTACAGGTCTTATATATGCATTATCTGTTGAACATGGGAATGCTCGGGTTAAAATAGAACCTAATCTGGTGATACGCGGAACTGTATATGGAACACAAATACAGAGGCTTTGTGATAATGCAATGAAGAAATATAGCGCATCAGTAAAATTTAATATTTTATCTGTAGCAGATTTATACGGAAGTAAAATCTGTGCGGCGCTTGACAGACAGCATCCCAGAGATTTTTTTGATGTAAAGTTTCTTCTTGATAATGAAGGATTGACAGACTATATAAGAAAGGCTTTTATAGTTTCTGATTAG
- the elbB gene encoding isoprenoid biosynthesis glyoxalase ElbB produces MKKRIGVLLSGAGVFDGSEIHEATLTLLFIDKYGGEAVCIAPSENLSVVDHITKKDTGEARNVLTEAARIARGNIIDISAIDTSELDALILPGGFGAVKNLSDYAVTGRNCTVIPEVENLIIYFIKNKKPLGVMCIAPVVAAAALKDKAITPLLTIGSDMATADDIEFFGAKHKPAAVDEIVVDEENMIVSTPAYMLGPGIADIAKGIEKLVKTILEM; encoded by the coding sequence ATGAAAAAGAGAATAGGAGTTTTACTCTCAGGTGCAGGAGTTTTTGACGGCAGCGAAATCCACGAAGCAACTCTCACCCTTCTTTTTATTGATAAATACGGCGGAGAAGCAGTGTGTATTGCGCCCTCAGAAAATTTATCAGTAGTTGACCATATTACGAAAAAGGATACAGGGGAAGCCCGTAATGTTTTAACTGAAGCTGCCAGGATTGCAAGAGGCAATATCATAGATATTTCCGCAATTGACACTTCTGAGTTGGATGCACTTATTTTACCTGGCGGATTCGGAGCAGTAAAGAATCTTTCAGATTATGCTGTAACTGGCAGAAACTGCACTGTTATCCCTGAAGTAGAGAACCTGATAATTTATTTTATCAAGAATAAAAAACCTCTTGGAGTCATGTGCATTGCGCCTGTTGTTGCTGCAGCAGCACTTAAAGATAAGGCCATAACCCCTCTTCTTACAATAGGGTCTGATATGGCCACTGCAGATGATATTGAATTTTTCGGAGCAAAACATAAACCTGCGGCAGTTGATGAAATTGTTGTTGATGAAGAGAACATGATAGTGTCAACCCCTGCATACATGCTTGGGCCCGGAATAGCTGATATTGCAAAAGGTATTGAAAAGTTAGTTAAAACTATTTTAGAGATGTAA
- a CDS encoding PaaI family thioesterase: MENFFELPEFPGCFVCGRDNPGGLKLRFYSDGSTVRAEFIPSAVFSGYGNIVHGGIVSAVLDEAIVWAAYVSGKRFGVTAEINVRFLKPVTIEKMCIVSGRVTESKKRICICEASLTDKDGTVFAKASGRILLMKQKESDELKSKLYLERQ, translated from the coding sequence GTGGAAAATTTTTTTGAACTTCCGGAGTTTCCTGGATGTTTTGTGTGCGGCAGAGACAACCCGGGAGGGCTAAAACTGCGTTTTTACAGCGACGGCAGTACAGTCAGAGCAGAATTTATCCCGAGTGCTGTTTTTTCGGGATACGGAAATATTGTTCACGGCGGTATTGTAAGCGCTGTTCTTGACGAAGCAATTGTATGGGCTGCTTATGTATCGGGAAAAAGATTTGGCGTTACTGCAGAGATAAATGTCAGATTTTTAAAACCTGTCACCATAGAAAAAATGTGCATTGTCAGCGGCAGAGTGACAGAATCAAAAAAACGTATATGTATATGTGAAGCATCTTTAACTGATAAAGACGGAACTGTTTTTGCCAAAGCGTCTGGCAGGATTCTGTTAATGAAACAAAAAGAGTCTGATGAGCTGAAAAGCAAACTTTATTTAGAGAGACAGTAA
- a CDS encoding N-acetyltransferase, with product MSVDGLIRDAVQDDLTRIVEIYNQAVPTRISTADTVPATVQERSAWFNKHSLTRPVKVFDLKGYVIGWMSFEDFYGRPAYHFTAELSIYVDKDFQGKGAGSELMNWAIEKSRDLGIRNFVGYVFSHNAVSVRLLKKYGFEKWGELPEIAEMDGKFYSLIIMGLKV from the coding sequence ATGAGTGTTGACGGATTAATAAGGGATGCTGTACAGGATGATTTAACACGTATTGTTGAAATTTATAATCAGGCCGTACCTACGAGAATCTCAACAGCAGATACAGTACCTGCCACTGTGCAGGAAAGGTCGGCATGGTTCAATAAACATTCATTAACAAGGCCTGTTAAGGTGTTTGATCTTAAAGGATATGTAATTGGGTGGATGAGTTTTGAAGATTTTTACGGAAGGCCGGCGTATCATTTTACAGCAGAATTAAGCATTTACGTTGATAAGGATTTTCAGGGAAAAGGGGCCGGTTCTGAACTTATGAACTGGGCCATTGAAAAAAGCCGTGATTTGGGAATCCGAAATTTCGTTGGATATGTTTTTTCGCATAATGCTGTCAGTGTCAGGCTTCTTAAAAAGTATGGATTTGAAAAATGGGGGGAACTGCCGGAGATTGCAGAAATGGATGGAAAATTTTACAGCCTGATAATCATGGGGCTTAAAGTGTGA